The sequence aaGTTTTATATGTACAAACTTTATCTCCCCAAACTTAACAGGTtgtcttgttttttctctttgtatcatCTCATTGCATCCCACAGCTCAGTGAAGTCCAGAAAATTAATATTCCcttcacagagaaagaagctgagaagaagaggtggtttttgtttttttgtgttttttttgaggtagggtcttgctctgtcgcccaggctggtgtacagtggtgtgatcatggctcactgtagcctcgacctccagggctcaagtgatctcccacctcagcttccgagtagctgggaccatgtgtgtgcaccaccacacccagctaatttattcatatatatatataatttatttatatttatatttatttattttgagacggagtctcgccctgtcacccaagctggagtgcagtggcgcgatcttggctcactgcaacctccgcctcccgggttcaagcaattctcctgcctcagcctccagagtagctgggactacaggcccctgccaccacgcctggctaatttttgtatttttaatagagatggggttttgccatgttggccaggcttgtctcaaatgcctgacctcttgatccccatgcctcggcctcccaaaatgctgggattacaggcacgagccactgcacccggccaattttaaaaattttttatagagatggagtctcactacgttgcccaggctggtctggaactcctgggctcaagcgatcctcccgccttggcctccccaaggtgctggaattacaggtgtcagccactgcaccccagcccgaGGTGCAGAGAACGTAAGTAACTTGCACAGATGACACAGTTCTGGAAGGAGGTTTCAAATCCAAGAGAAGAAACTTTCAGAGGCTTGgaagcccagccctgcccagcctccttGTATCCTGATGGCTGGAAGACCAGCCCAGCCCTCAAGAGGCTGCCTGGCTGTGATCAGTGAGATTCATCATGAGGATGTCCCCCCACTATACCCCAAGCATGTGAGCTGTGGAGGATCTCCCCATTCATGGCTCCAGGAGGTGAGTTACTGGTGGTGTGGAGCCATGATTCATGGCCAGGACAGACCATAATTAGTGGTCACTGGTGTGGCCCTGCAAAGGAGTCCAGAACAAACACCCGCTGGGAGCTGGATGAAGTCTGGGGTGCCTGACTCCAGGGATGGGCCGGAATCAGGCCCAGCTGGGAAGAAGCACATGGGTGAAGGCCAGGTGGCTGGTGTTAGGAGCCTGTGGGCAATGAACTGGAGAAAGTAGAATTCCCCACCTGGTGCCTGCCCCTGCCCAACCCTCCCCACCATCTGTGGCTTGATCCTTTGGGGCTCAGTATAAGCCCCTCAACTGCCGCTGGGCTGGTGCTTCCCCTAGGCCTCCTCATCTCCCCAGGCCTGAACCGGCCCAGAGCGCCTGTCTTCACCTGGCCCTGCCTAGCTGCGTGTCTGTCTCTTTTTCCCTGCCACAGAGGGTAGGCAGGACCACCTTGGCCACTGTGTGCCTAGTGCCAGTCTCCTCTGCTGAAGGAGCAGATGCGTGCATGGTTGGCAGGTAGTACCTGGAGCCCTGGATAGGGGCATTCAAGGAGTGCCCGGGAGGCCCCTGGAGAATAGGGATTGGAGGGGGGCAGCAGGCAGAAGCCCCGCAGCCTTTCCTTGGGGAAGGAGTGAGGGGACTGATGAGAGAACCCTGAAATCCACATCCCAGGCAGACAGGCAGCTTGAGTCCCCCAGCCTGCTGGTCTTTGGGAAGCCTGGCACAGGGCTGCACACTCCCACTAGGGTTCAGCTCAGCCCCTGTGGATGGGGGGCTCCACGAGGCCTAGAGACCTCCCCCAAGCCCTTCCCCACAAGGGGCTGAGTGGTCACTGGGGGTTGAGCTCCAGTTGAGCACTTCCTGAGAATGCTCTGGGTCCAGATGAAGCCAGGCTTCTCAGAAAGCCGGACTCTGGAACCCAAGAGCCTGGGTTTCGGCCCCTGCGCTGCCATTTTCCTGCTGGGCAACTGTGGCCCAATCATGGCATCCCTGGGAGCCTCAGTGAGTGCGAAGCTGTGGGTCAGGCTTGGCACATCGCAGGCGCTTGATAAAGGGGCACTGCTGCTAAGAATACTTCTGTGAGAGTCTCCTAGGGAACATGGTATGCTGTGGGGTTTACAGGGCTTCATGGGAGCCTTAGGACGTTCCCAGTCCACAGTGCCCCTTCCCCTCGCCATCCAAAAACACATACTGGGAGCCAGAGATGCCTCACACACAGCTCTGTTTGCAGTGtcagaaggagaagcaaggaaGGTTTTCCAGAGAAAGAATACCCAGGGGTGGGCGGGAGTGCGCCTAGCATTGAGAAGAGCTTACAAAAGActgtcctggccaggcacggtggctcaagcctgagaccccagcactttgggaggctgaggcggttggatcacctgaggtcagcagttcgagaccagcctgaccaatatggtgaaacgctgtctctactaaaaaatacaaaaattagccgggggtggtggtgtgtgtgcctgtagtcccagctactctagaggctgagacaggagaattgcttgaacccaggaggtagaggttgcagtgagccaagatcgcacccctgcactccagcctgggtgacagagtgagactccatctcaaaacaaacaagactGTCCTAGTGTCAACTTTTCAGActtctgggttttgttgttgtgttgCTGAGTGCCTTGTTATTTACTCCTTGCCTTGTTCCCCAAAGGAATTGAAGCAGCTCACAAAACCCGGAAGCCTGAAAAGTTAAAAACTCAGaagtttggctggatgtggtggctcacgcctgtaatcacagcacttttggaggctgaggagggaggatcgcttaagccaggagttcaagaccagcctaggcaacatagtgagattctgcctctacaaagtaaaaataaacaaattagctaGATGTCAtagcatgcacctgcagtcccagctatttgagaggctgaggcaaggaggatcacttgaacccagggggttgaggatgcagtgagctatgatgacaccactgcactccaacttgggtgacagagcaagaccttatctcaaacaacaacaacaaaacccagaagTCTGAAAAGTTACAATGTGAAAGAGGACatcaaatgaaaggaaaaatcatggtaggaaagaaagatgaaggcAGCAGTCCCCACTCACTGAGCTAGAAGACCTGGAACACAGGACAGAGGTGGTTCTGAGCTCCCTAGTGGCTGAGGAGAGGAGTGAAAGCAGATCCCGGTCCCTGATCCGGTTCATGAGAGGATGAAAGCACAGCCATTGTTCTGGAGACACTTTCTGGTTGTCATCATGGACAGGCTCCCTGGAGGATGTGCCTCCTCCCGCTTCAGGATTTAGCTCTTCTACCTCCCCTGGGCTGGGGTGGGTACATTGTCTGTGCTTTGACAGTCCCTAGATCTCATGTGTTCTAGAACCCTCTCTCCCaaagcagaactttttttttttttctgttttctgttttttaaatccatttcagcctcctgacaAGCAATAAGATTTGGAATATTTGTTGAGgggatgaataaatgaactcCTTAGTGCGGAGGTATCTGTGCATTGCGGCCATTTCTTGAGCATTGTCATTTGCAGGTCAGAGATGTGGGAGCCCCACACAGTGGGGAGGAGAGCAGAGGCGGAGGATGGGGGGTTGGGCTAACCTAGGCTTTCCAAGCTGTGATGGGGCAGGAGCTTCTCCACTAGCTCCAGGAAGGGGAACTTGGGCTCTGGGCGCCTGTTTTGAAGAGGTTGCACCCCTTTGAGGGGACCTACGGGTTGCAAGTCACGCAGGAAACGTGACCTTAGCAGTGAGGGTGGTGGAGTGGGCCAATTTCTGGATCTTTCTCTATTTAGTCACCTCCAGCCTTGTTGGGACAGGGATCTGGGGCTAAGCCGCTGTGGTCtcggcaccctctgtccccactTCCCCTCGAGGACGGCCATTTGAATATTGTCTAGTGTGGGCCATTTACCCCTGTGGGCAGGAGGAAGGTAGGAGGGACCTCAGAGGAGACTTCAAGGGCCCTTCTAACCTTGCAGATTCCCCTCTGGGGCCTGTTTCCTCTTCTCTCAACCAGCGATGCCAGGCTGAGGCTGTCGGTTCGAGAATCACGTAGGTAATAGCTTAGtaaagggcctggcacatagtaggctctcAAGAAAAGGTCGGAGCCTCTTGATGAGTCTGCCTGTGATGGATGCGGATCACAGACCCAGCGCAGTGCGGCGAttcgcccaaggtcacacagccgcCCCCCCGGACCCTGGGCGGCCTGACCCCGGGGCCGGGGCTTGTCGGGTGCCAGCGTGGGGGCGAGCAGTGTTTGGAAGAGCGGCCGCGGCCGTGGCCGTGGGTGGGAAGGGGCTTCTATTTTGGAGCGAGTGAGAGGAGCGGGACACGCGGAGGGGGTAAGGGAGGGGTGGGCTCTCTCCGGCATCTCTGTCCCCCAGTCACCTTCCTGCAACCCTTCCTGGGAGGGGCGTTCTGGGCggtgggggaaggtgggaggggcGGGCGGTTACCTCATCGCCGCCTCCGGGAGGCCCCGCTCGCTCGCGCCGCCGGCTGGGGCGGCGACTCCAGGCGCGGAAGCGAGAGAAGGACAGAGACACAGAGGCTCCGGGAGGCACTGCTGCCCCCCGCGCCCCGCACCGCTGCGGGACCCGTGCCGCGAGGAGGGCGGACTTCGGGGCCCCGCGCGGCCGCCGGAGCCTGGGTTGGCGCTGCGGGGCGGAGGCAGTGTCTGAGCGCCGCTCCGGGTCTGCTCTCTCCCGAGCTTCGGCACCCGCCCGAGCCGCTCGCGAGTCCGCCACCTGTCTGCCCACTCCGTTGTCTGTCCGCCCTCCCGCCGCCAGCTCCGGCCTCGGGCCTGCCCTCTCCGGTCTCCGTGTTCCGGGGTCGACGAGAAGCGCGGCGGGGCCGGGGCGCACCGGGCAGGGCGCGCGGGGCGCACGGCCGGGGGGCGCACGGCGCGGCGCCGGCCCATGAGGCTTTCCAGAGCGGAGAGCGGCAGCGCCGGCCGGCCATGGGGGGCAGCCTGCGGGTGGCCGTTCTAGGCGCCCCGGGCGTGGGCAAGACGGCCATCATCCGCCAGTTCCTGTTCGGTGACTACCCCGAGCGCCACCGGCCCACGGACGGGCCGCGCCTCTACCGACCCGCGGTGCTGCTCGACGGCGCCGTCTACGACTTAAGCATCCGCGACGGCGACGTCGCTGGCCCCGGCTCGAGCCCTGGGGGTCCGGAGGTAGCGGCTCGAGGAGCGGGCAGGGGCGTGTGACAGCGTGAGAGGTGTGCGTGCTCGGTGCACACGTGCGTGTCCGCGTGGAGGCCTCGGGCGCCTGGCTGTGCTCCGGTATGGAGGGATGTGTGTGCTTCCTGGGATAGTTGAGTTTCAGCCCTTCCCGCCGACATGGAGACTCccaagcccaggctggaggcagggcGATTTTGCCCAGGGGCGTTCCCTTGCTCCTGAGAGCGACTCCACCTTTGCCTGCCTCGGCTGGGGGGTGTGGAGCAGCTCGTGGTGGTGCATAGCGGTGCCTTTCCGCGAGTGTGGCGTTTTGTGTTTGGGGCCTTGAGCAGAGCTACAATGGGAGAGACTGGGGTCAGGAGTAGGGGTGTACTTACTATGGGGGCTGGTGGAGGGGTTCATTCTCTGCCCCCTCATTCCTGTGCCCTGGAGCGAAGGCTCGTTTAGTAATTTGTGCAAAGTAAAGGACAGACCTCCGACCCTACAGCAGTGAAGAAGAAAGAGCAGACAGGATTAAGCAGGGCTTCCTGGAGGGGGTGGCATTTGAGCTGAACCTGGAAGACCGAGTGAAGTTCTGAGTAAAGGGAGTGGCAAAAGCATAGCAGGTGGAAAGACCAGCAGGTGCTTACGCCAGGGGTATAAACGGTTACAGCTGACAACGTGGGGGCGTGGTGGACCACGGGGCTCCGGGCGGCCACGGGCTTTGGAATTAGTCTTAGAGGCAGTGGTAAGCACTGAAGGCATCTAGGGAGGAGAGTGGCCTGAGCCGAGTTGGGGAAAGCTGAAAAGAGGAAGATTCTGGGTAAACAGAGGGGAGACCAAGGATGTAGGAGGGTGGCTGACAGGCTCCAGGCACGATTTGGAAAATTTTACCCTGGTGGTCATGAGGAGACAGGGCCTGGGAAACTTGGGGGAGGGGCGCAGAGGGCTGGATGGAGGTGATGTTGGCCTGAGGATGAACTAGGTTTAGCGTCCAGGCCCCTGCAGAGGGTTCGAGAGCGGGAGAGTGGAAAGGAGGCTTCCGCAAACCCTGGCCTCCTGTCCCCAGGAGTGGCCAGACCCTAAGGACTGGAGCTTGCAGGACACGGACGCCTTCGTGCTCGTCTACGACATCTGCAGCCCGGACAGTTTCGACTACGTGAAGGCCCTGCGGCAGCGCATCGCGGAGACCAGGTGGGGGCGCGGCAGGTCTGGCGGTGGGGAGCTAGGGCAGGTCTGGCCCGGCCTTTGCCTGAGGGGAGTGTGTAGGGTCTCCCAACGTCGTGGGCCGGGTCTTAGGCCTTCGCCCGTGGGAAGGTCTTCAGCTGTATGTGCTCTTTTGCCCACATGGGCCTGGAGTTCGGGGAGGGCCTCTGGCTGTAGGAAGGGAATGCGCCTGCGTGTGTATACCCACTGGGGGAATTCTCCGGCCGTGGGGTCCCCGGCACCGCGTCTCTCATCTCCATTCGGCCCCCAGGCCGGCGGGCGCGCCCGAAGCGCCCATCCTGGTGGTAGGCAACAAGCGAGACAGGCAGCGGCTGCGCTTCGGACCGCGGCGCGCGCTGGCCGCCCTGGTGCGCAGGGGCTGGCGCTGCGGCTACCTCGAGTGCTCGGCCAAGTACAACTGGCACGTGCTGCGTCTCTTCCGCGAGCTGCTGCGCTGCGCTCTGGTGCGCGCGCGCCCTGCACACCCGGCCCTGCGCCTGCAGGGGGCGCTGCATCCAGCGCGCTGCAGCCTCATGTGACCCAATTGGACAGTGCCATCCATGGGCCCCACCTTGTGACTGGGACAACCCGGGACGTGGATTGGACAGGATCGCCCAACTTCACTGGGACTGGACAGGGCAATCTCTGCcctgattggatgaggcctaaGCGACGGGCCTCTTTTTGAACCTCGTTGGACCCAACCAGGTCCCAAGCTCCATTGGAGATGACCAGTCCTTTCTGGGACCTCAGTGGGTCACAATCCCACTGGATGGAAAGGATTTGGCTATGAATTTGGAAACGCGAGGCCTGCTCCTGGAGCTTCACTGGACATATTCTTTATGCCACTCCTATCGCAGGATAATAAACGGGAAAATAATTGAGTGCACCTGGGATTTCTGGGCTGGGCGGGATAACGCTTTAAATCTAGAGGTCAGAGCTGCCAGGCTTGACCTCCAGGCAGTTAACTTCAGGGTCCTCGAAAAGGTCTGAACGGCCCCAACGCGGAGTCCCCAAGAAACAGACAGGTGGCTGGAGCAAAACTTTACTGTCAGAGGCTCTGCTGGGCCACAGGTCTTCAGGACACCGGGCTGGCCCGGCCTCCTCTAAGGCATTCAATAATATTAGTAATTAAATAGCAACGCTCATCCCCCAATCGGAATGTACAACAGAGGTCCCATTGTGCCATGTGGTCCCAAAGGGTCTGGTCCCATGAGGTCTGGtactcaagaggcagaggggGCTCCCTGATGCAGAGGGGTTAAGGCcacaaaggaaaaggagaagggatGGGGTCTGGGGACAGTGAGCTGGTCCATCACATCCAAGAATCTGGCTCAGCCCTTGGGGTGACTGAGTGCAGGGCATGCCAGGTCCCAAGCTCTGCGGGTCCGGAGGGGCGGCGGGGGCCCCGAGGCGTGGGGATGCGTGAGGGTTTACGGTCTGGCTGTGTGTCCATCCGACCCCGTGCCCAGGTCCTCAAGGGTTCGGGGCCAGCCAGGGAGCTCCCAGGTGCATCTAGTGGCCCCCCCATGCCAGGGCAGGGGCTGCCTTCATCGGAAGAGCTGGAAAGGGCTTGGCTTCGCGGCCCAGGCAGGCCATTGGCCGTCCGGCCAGAGTCCCCAGGTTGGCCACATTTGCCACCCAGGACGCTGAGGGACGAAGAGGAGGAACTGGAGGAACAGTAGGCAGAGTCAGGAGCTGGAGGGTCAGGGGCCCGAGCTGGGTCAGGGGCTGGTCCAGTGGGGGTCACGCTAGCAACAGCCTCAAGAGCCCGGGCATTGGCCAGGAACTCCTCTTCCAGGCGCCGAAacagctgctgctcctgctgcggGTCGAGCTGCAGGGGTGTGCGGAAGATGCTGGCCGGTGTGGTGCCCAACTCTGGACTGGGGCTGGAGACCCGTGAAAGCCGGGGTGCTGCAGGGCTGCGGGCACGGGGAGTCTGGGGGGTGCTCCTGCCCGAGCCCCCAGTGCCCCTGCCCCTTGGCACCCATGAGTGCTGCCCGTCTCGATCCCTGCGCACAAGCAGCACAGCCTGCTCCTCGCGGCTCTGGCTCCGGGCCCGccgggcagggctgggggctgaCAACTGGGCTCCCCTGCCTCCTGGGGCCCCCCGGGGCCGGCCCCGATCCAGCCGGTCTCGGGACTGGCTGCGCAGGGCAGGAGGCCGTCTCGGAGAGGCCGGGGTGCCTGTGGTCAGCCGCCGGCTGGGTCGCTCCCTCCGGGGGCCAGTGCCTGTGTCATCACTGCGGGTACCAAGGGGGCCGCTCTGGGcggaggaggctgaggagtcACTGTCCCCGGAGTAGCGGCGGGAGCGGGGATGGGGGGGCAGCTGATCCCGGGGCCTGGGGCAGGGGGACAAGAGAGACAAATGGGGTACCACGGAAGGACTGGCATGCAGAACAGGCAGGGAGAGGAACAGCAGGGTATGTGGCTGGTGGACGGGGCTGTCAGGGGCATCGGTCTGTCCTGGGGACTTCCAGGGAGAAGTGAGCAGCTTCCTCCAGCCACCCAGGGCCCCAAAAGCCACGGAAGAAGAAGTTTCCTGGGCTCTAGACACCCCCCTTCCCAGAACGGGCCAGAGGAAGCAAGAGCTGGACTGGCTGCCGCCCAGCCACAGGGCCCGCCCCAGCTGTGTTGTTGGTTTGGTTGTGTTGCCATGGAGATGGGAAGCTAGGCCCGCCCCCACCCACGGGAACTTTTCCCAGGGTGTGAGTCACTCTGGCGCACAGGCAACCCGTCATGCAGGCCAGGGCTGACGCCCCCCAACCCTCTGGACCCTCACCCCTCGTCCTCCTGCATCTCACCTGGGCGGGGTCTCAGGCCCCTCCTTTGTGCTTCGTAAGCTAAGGGGAGTCATCTCAGGTCGGGAGCCCCGACGCTCACTCCCGGGAACTGGGCTAGCAGGGCGGGGACTGGGAGTGGGCGACAGCCTCTGCGGAGAAAAGGTACGGACCCTCGGCTGGGGTGGGCGATGAGCTGCAGGGAGAGAGGACAGGCAGCATGTGAGGGACGTAGCCACACAAGCGAGTCCCCTGCCcatccacccccagccccaccgcGGCACTGACCGGTGGAGGAGCAGCGGCACGGGTCGTGCTTGTCCAGGTAATGCTCCAGCGTGTCCCAGCCACCACCCACTCGCACCATCACGTGGCTCCTCAGCACCTGCAGGCGTGGGCAGGTCATGGCTGTGCCCCTGGCACCCGGCAGCCCACCACCTTGGCTGCTGCCCACTAGAGGGGCCCCTGGCCCTTACCCGCACAAAGATGAGCAGGCTCGAGTCCCCCACACGGTACTTCCCCTCCGAGACCTTGATCATGGGGAACTGGTCGGGGCAGGTGCAGCGGCCCAGGATCTCCCTCACCTGAGGCCAGAGAGAGGGTAGGGGTCAGAGGTCAAGTCCTCTTCCTGGGGCTTAATGTCAGCCATTCCAGGATCAGGAGGAAGTCAGGCCTTCCAGGGAAGTGGATGGAGGCAGTGTTACCCCAGATGGGGTACAGCTTCTACACATGAccaaccttttctttctttttttttttttttttttgagacagagtttcactcttgttgcccaggctggagtgcaacgttgtgatctctgctcactgcaacctctgccttccaggttccagcaattcccctgccacagcctcccgagcggctgggattacaggcatgtgctaccacgcctggctaattttgtatttttagtagagatggggtttctccatgttggccaggctggtctcgaactcctgacctcaggtgatccacccacctcggcctcccaaagtgctggattacaggcgtgagccaccacgcccggccttttacCAGCTCCCCCTTTTTGGCTCTCTGGGCCCAGGGAGCTCCCAGGATGAGATGATGGGGCTGTGGTCACGCCATGGTCTGAGACCCGGTGAGGAACATCCCACAGCTCCTAGAGCTGGGGAAACCCCAGAGCCTGTCCTCACTCCCCCTTCACCCACTTCCCAGACAAGAAGGCTGGGGCCCACAGGAAGGCCAGGCGGGCTATAGGACACAGGCGCAAGGGGCCCCATGCCCCTGGGTGGGCACTGATGCGGAGGGGTACCACAGACACGTGGGACACACAGGCCACTGGCTGGGTGAGCACGCACCACATAAAGCGCCCCACCAGAGCCAGAGCTGCCAAGCTGGCTATGTGGACAGCCCTGCCCGCCTCCCTGCCCACAGCGGCAGTGGTGCCGCCAAAGGAAATAAGCAGGTGGAGCCTTGAGTGACCCTAGCCCAGGACAGGGGGTGGGGCCCCAGGCTCTGCCCACTGCCATCCGCTATCCGCCTCCCAGGCAGGCACATTGTAGTCCTGACCTTCTGATAAGAAGGAAACTCTTGGTCCAGCCGTTGGGGGTGGCAGGGGCCACCCACATCCTGGGAGAGGAGAGAGTTGGGGGCAGGGCCCGGCACCTTCTATGCTTAGAATCCTGCAGCTCCAAACAGGATCCCCATCCCAGCAACAGCAGCAACCTGGCTAGGCTTCCCAAGGATGCCTGGGGAGTGGGGAGACCTGCAGAGCCCCCCAGGGTACCTACTGTGTGGCAGGCACCTTGCCCAGGGCTTTCCATGCCTCATCTCAACTGAGCATCACAGCACCCACTCAACCTCGAGCCTCCCTGAGGTTCTGGGCACATCTGCCTAAGACTAAGTGCAGGGAGGGCACCGAGGAGGCGCCCCAATCATGCAGTCCCCCAGAAGAAGGAATGCACAAGCTCAGTTGAGGCACAGTTAGCACACAAAGTGAGGGAGGATCGTGCCAGGAGCCCGCATCCTGTCCCAGGCCCGGCTGGGCTGCGTCATCTCCCCAGCACCTCCCTCACTGTGGGCTACCCATTTCCTTGGGGTCAGGTATACATTCCTTGATTTGGTGCTCAACATGTGCACTCTTTGTGGGGCAGGCTGTTCTGCAGATAGCAGGGTGGACCCTGGGAGGTTCAGGGACAGATCGCAGGCACTAGCTGGGCTGTCGGGTCCCTGGCGCCTGGTGCTGGGGGACTCACCAGCTCGTCGAGGTTGCGCAGGTCGCTGGGTGTCATGCGGGGGGCACGGGCAGGAGTCCCTGGTGCAGGGGTGGTTTCAGTGGTGTCCTCCCCAGCAGCAGGGGCgttgggggctgggggtgcaGCACGCAGTTCCCGCTCAATCTCCTGCTCGAACTGCACGAGGCGTGGGGCGAGCAGGCCCAGGCGGGCCCCACGCCGTGCCACCTCCAGCAGGCATAGCACCACGCTCTTCTCGTTCTTGCGAAGCACCAGGTCCTCAGTCTCAAACATGAGCACCTCCGGCACACCCAGCTCCGTGCGGCACCAGCCGATGAAGGTGGCCACGTTGTCGCGGGCCATGAAGGAGCCAGGCACTACACTGTGTGCCTGGAAGGCCACACCTCGGGCCGGTCGGGCAGCTGCCAATGCACGGGCAGCCTCGGTCACGGCGTTGGCATGTTGGCACAGGGTCGTGCCCGTGGCCAGCCCCGTCAGGAAGCCATCACCACCACCCGGGAGACCCAGGCCGTACAAGGCATTGAGCCACTCGGCCAGGTCCTCCTTCATGGCCTCCACGTAGGCCTCACTGGAGCGAAATGGCCGCACGCTCTTGGCCGCCGAGCCCGCGATGCCCGCCACCGGGTCCGCCATGCCCGGACCGGCCGAGTCACTGTAGGCAGGAACACAGGTCAGGATCGCTGTGGGGACCCAGTAAGGGCTCAGTACAAACTAAGCTGCTGGCCACCTGCACCAGTCTGTCACTCAGGGCAAATGCCTGGTTTACATGTTGGCTCTGGGAAATGTCGGTGCTCCAAGTTTCCTCATCTGCGAAATGGGTACAGTAACATTCCCTGCCTCATGGGACTCTATGGgataatttttataaacttaAGGTCCATTAAGTGTTTGCTGTGTGACTTTTTGGGGTGCAAACTGGGGCTTGGCTGGGGCCTCCCTCTCAGGCAGGGAGGTGCCCATTGTGAAGGGCTGGGACCTAGAGAAGTGAAGGCAATGGCTAGGGCCCCCAGAGGACACGAAGGGAACCCAGGTCCTGACCTCAGAGTGGGTTATGTGCATGGCTCAGGGCTGGTGCCCACCCCACGTCCTGCGGGAAGGTCCCCGCACCTTCCTTGGCCCCCCTTCCATAAGGGCTGTGCCATCATTAACAACGACATAGCAGCAGCAATAGTGTAACAGCACGACCGCACTAGGGCTGAGCGGGCGGaggtattatctccattttacagatgaggaaactgaggcgcaGAAAGGGCCGAGCTCGTGAAGGTCGCAGAGCTGTGGGTGGAGGAGCCCGGGCGTCCAGGCGGCACAGCGTGGCCGGTCTCGGCGATCCAGGGCCACGGCCAGGCCCcgcctcctccaagaagcctcccTAGCGCCCCAGGCCGGTGCCAGCTGGGCCAGGACTCAGAGCGGCCTCCGCAGGCCCCGCCGGTGCTCGGGCCTGGGCCCAGAGAGGGCGCGGGGccgcccaaggtcacacagccccgGGGAACAGAGGCCGCGGACGTCGCTTCCCGGCCCTCCGCCCCCGTCCATGCGCACCAGGCAGGGAGT comes from Macaca mulatta isolate MMU2019108-1 chromosome 10, T2T-MMU8v2.0, whole genome shotgun sequence and encodes:
- the RASL10A gene encoding ras-like protein family member 10A isoform X1, with the protein product MAGRPAQPSRGCLAVISEIHHEDVPPLYPKHVSCGGSPHSWLQEEWPDPKDWSLQDTDAFVLVYDICSPDSFDYVKALRQRIAETRPAGAPEAPILVVGNKRDRQRLRFGPRRALAALVRRGWRCGYLECSAKYNWHVLRLFRELLRCALVRARPAHPALRLQGALHPARCSLM
- the RASL10A gene encoding ras-like protein family member 10A yields the protein MGGSLRVAVLGAPGVGKTAIIRQFLFGDYPERHRPTDGPRLYRPAVLLDGAVYDLSIRDGDVAGPGSSPGGPEEWPDPKDWSLQDTDAFVLVYDICSPDSFDYVKALRQRIAETRPAGAPEAPILVVGNKRDRQRLRFGPRRALAALVRRGWRCGYLECSAKYNWHVLRLFRELLRCALVRARPAHPALRLQGALHPARCSLM
- the GAS2L1 gene encoding GAS2-like protein 1 isoform X1; translated protein: MADPVAGIAGSAAKSVRPFRSSEAYVEAMKEDLAEWLNALYGLGLPGGGDGFLTGLATGTTLCQHANAVTEAARALAAARPARGVAFQAHSVVPGSFMARDNVATFIGWCRTELGVPEVLMFETEDLVLRKNEKSVVLCLLEVARRGARLGLLAPRLVQFEQEIERELRAAPPAPNAPAAGEDTTETTPAPGTPARAPRMTPSDLRNLDELVREILGRCTCPDQFPMIKVSEGKYRVGDSSLLIFVRVLRSHVMVRVGGGWDTLEHYLDKHDPCRCSSTAHRPPQPRVRTFSPQRLSPTPSPRPASPVPGSERRGSRPEMTPLSLRSTKEGPETPPRPRDQLPPHPRSRRYSGDSDSSASSAQSGPLGTRSDDTGTGPRRERPSRRLTTGTPASPRRPPALRSQSRDRLDRGRPRGAPGGRGAQLSAPSPARRARSQSREEQAVLLVRRDRDGQHSWVPRGRGTGGSGRSTPQTPRARSPAAPRLSRVSSPSPELGTTPASIFRTPLQLDPQQEQQLFRRLEEEFLANARALEAVASVTPTGPAPDPARAPDPPAPDSAYCSSSSSSSSLSVLGGKCGQPGDSGRTANGLPGPRSQALSSSSDEGSPCPGMGGPLDAPGSSLAGPEPLRTWARGRMDTQPDRKPSRIPTPRGPRRPSGPAELGTWHALHSVTPRAEPDSWM
- the GAS2L1 gene encoding GAS2-like protein 1 isoform X2; this translates as MADPVAGIAGSAAKSVRPFRSSEAYVEAMKEDLAEWLNALYGLGLPGGGDGFLTGLATGTTLCQHANAVTEAARALAAARPARGVAFQAHSVVPGSFMARDNVATFIGWCRTELGVPEVLMFETEDLVLRKNEKSVVLCLLEVARRGARLGLLAPRLVQFEQEIERELRAAPPAPNAPAAGEDTTETTPAPGTPARAPRMTPSDLRNLDELVREILGRCTCPDQFPMIKVSEGKYRVGDSSLLIFVRVLRSHVMVRVGGGWDTLEHYLDKHDPCRCSSTAHRPPQPRVRTFSPQRLSPTPSPRPASPVPGSERRGSRPEMTPLSLRSTKEGPETPPSSSSSSLSVLGGKCGQPGDSGRTANGLPGPRSQALSSSSDEGSPCPGMGGPLDAPGSSLAGPEPLRTWARGRMDTQPDRKPSRIPTPRGPRRPSGPAELGTWHALHSVTPRAEPDSWM